The Neurospora crassa OR74A linkage group IV, whole genome shotgun sequence genome has a segment encoding these proteins:
- a CDS encoding activating signal cointegrator 1 complex subunit 3 — MATDPSTDGGLDIAAWRAQIEAMKAAVAGLPPSSSEAGGSTTNSDWDDDEIDSTYSPTRNGDGPRDIWDFISDDELDSIEFTDGGDYYHDHEDTDGVFQHGEFASGFGSGYDFGWLASRCADVRSAAGLGAGALQDQIMDILGSGKSEDELQSSLTDLVGFDDLDFVIDLLSHREELVSSVGRQLKQQQEQQQQQQQQSNGGDGGLRLLSKAQREAALRQRDYEHKSAPLAAARAKEEEYPHVYRAYSAGNTLSHSGKRYALPPGSERKEFEKYEEYTIPAGKTGTLGPGRQLVKIADMDGLCRNTFKGYSTLNRMQSLVYPVAYKTSENMLICAPTGAGKTDAAMLTILHTIGQYLTPSPFEDHVATDFAVAAEDFKIVYVAPMKALAAEITEKLGKRLAWLGIRCREFTGDMHLTKSEIVQTQIIVTTPEKWDVVTRKGTGDTELVQKVRLLIIDEVHMLHDERGAVLESLVARTARQVESTQSLIRIVGLSATLPNYVDVADFLNVNKYAGLFYFDASFRPVPLEQHFIGVKGKPNSKQSRENLDQVAFEKVRDMLECGHQVMVFVHSRKDTQATAKMLLEKATDEACTDLFDPSYHEKYEAAMRDVKQTKAREIRELIPKGLGIHHAGMARADRNLMERLFAEGVIKVLCCTATLAWGVNLPAAAVVIKGTQVYSAQDGKFVDLGILDVLQIFGRAGRPQFEDTGIGMICTTHDKLAHYLTAITDQLPIESRFSAKLVDNLNAEIALGTVTSIPEAVKWISYSYLFVRMKRNPMAYGIDWSEYDNDRSLVQRRRQLAIQAARTLQQSQMIIFNEATEELRSKDIGRIASQFYIQHSSVQIFNSMMRPFSTEEDILKMIAMSGEFDNIQSRNEEANELMAMKHDERFVPYKVSTGIDQPHTKTNILLQAYISRAQPQDFALTNDLNYVAQQAGRICRALFMIALNRRWGHQCLVLLTMAKSIEKRIWAFQHPFHQFDRDLPRPVLNKLDELEALNIESMREMEPAEIGSLVNNHRMGGKITKLLDNFPTLSVEAEIAPLNRDVLRIKLYVTPDFRWNDHLHGTSESYYIWVENSETSEIYHHEFFILNRRKLHDDHELNFTIPLSDPMPNQIYVRAVSDRWLGAETVTAVSFQHLIRPDTESVYTDLLNLQPLPISALKNPGLEEIYAQRFQYFNPMQTQVFHTLYHTPANVLLGSPTGSGKTVACELAMWWAFRERPGSKVVYIAPMKALVRERVKDWGARLAKPLGLKLVELTGDNTPDTRTIQDADIIITTPEKWDGISRSWQTRGYVRKVSLVIIDEIHLLAGDRGPILEIIVSRMNYIASSTKNSVRLLGMSTACANATDLANWLGVKEGLFNFRHSVRPVPLELYIDGFPEVRGFCPLMQSMNRPTFLAILNHSPEKPVIVFVPSRRQTRLTAKDLINFCGMEDNPRRFLHMDEDDLQLNLSRVKDDALKEAISFGIGLHHAGLVESDRQIAEELFLNNKIQILVATSTLAWGVNLPAHLVVVKGTQFYDAKIEAYKDMDLTDVLQMLGRAGRPQFDNSGVARIFTQDAKKDFYKHFLHTGFPVESSLHTVLDNHLCAEVSAETIVTKQDALDYLTWTFFFRRLHKNPSYYGLEISAEEHSSTMAQQLANDYMIQMVDHSLSELAESGCVEVFPNGDVDPTPLGKIMSYYYLSHKTIRHLVRKARASATFLEALSWMSRASEYDELPVRHNEDLINAELAKALPFPTSAFDGLPMWDPHVKAFLLLQAHMARVEPLPITDYVGDQTSVLDQAVRIIQASVDVMTELGYLSSMLQFVKLLQCVKQARWPEDPALSIFPGFDHAEADRCKSKMTLNQLSKSTNNSRGGGGGSNQQYTLLQKLARDELGLALAQANRFAKAAQAVPDVHVSVENVKHGELTVVLKRLNPITEREGRIYAPKFPKPQTEGWFVVVADVKRDEVVAVKRVGWSSGRKQQQQQEQNHQQNGKKTNGIEVGMRPSARAVMRLPPVEGGAKGRKLDVLVVSDGYIGMEYRVEGVDIPGPPAPEGDEDLDKKGKGQGGKRGINPRRGENGGKVRSE, encoded by the exons ATGGCCACCGATCCCTCCACCGACGGCGGTTTAGACATTGCAGCATGGCGCGCCCAAATCGAAGCCATGAAGGCAGCCGTAGCCGGCCTGCCCCCATCCTCCAGTGAAGCCGGCGGTAGCACCACCAATAGCGActgggatgatgacgagatcGACTCGACCTACTCTCCGACCAGAAATGGTGACGGTCCCAGAGACATCTGGGATTTCATCTCGGACGACGAGTTGGACTCTATCGAGTTCactgatggtggtgattaCTACCATGACCACGAGGACACTGACGGAGTTTTTCAACATGGAGAATTTGCCAGTGGCTTCGGCTCCGGCTACGATTTCGGCTGGCTCGCCTCTCGATGCGCAGACGTCAGGTCCGCTGCTGGCCTTGGTGCCGGGGCTCTTCAGGACCAGATCATGGATATCCTGGGTTCTGGCAAATCGGAAGATGAGCTGCAGTCTTCGCTGACAGACCTCGTTGGCTTTGACGACCTGGACTTTGTCATCGATCTGCTCTCGCATCGAGAGGAACTAGTGTCGTCTGTGGGGCGGCAGCTGAAGCAACAGcaagagcaacaacaacaacaacaacaacaaagtaACGGCGGTGACGGGGGGCTGCGCCTACTCAGCAAAGCCCAACGAGAGGCCGCCCTCCGCCAACGCGACTATGAGCACAAGTCCGCTCCGCTGGCCGCTGCCCGagcgaaggaggaagagtaccCGCATGTGTACCGGGCGTACAGCGCGGGTAACACGCTGAGCCATTCGGGCAAACGGTATGCGCTGCCCCCTGGCAGTGAGAGAAAGGAGTTTGAAAAGTACGAGGAGTACACAATCCCGGCGGGCAAGACGGGTACCCTGGGCCCTGGGAGGCAGCTGGTTAAGATCGCGGATATGGATGGACTGTGCAGGAATACGTTTAAGGGGTACAGTACGCTGAATAGGATGCAGAGCTTGGTGTATCCGGTGGCGTATAAAACCAGCGAGAATATGCTGATTTGTGCTCCTACTGGTGCT GGTAAAACTGATGCTGCCATGTTGACCATCCTTCACACGATCGGTCAGTACTTGACACCAAGTCCCTTCGAGGATCACGTTGCTACAGACTTTGCCGTTGCCGCAGAGGATTTCAAAATCGTCTACGTTGCTCCCATGAAGGCTCTGGCGGCCGAAATCACGGAGAAGCTCGGCAAGCGGTTGGCCTGGTTGGGCATTCGCTGCCGTGAGTTCACAGGTGACATGCATCTCACCAAGTCGGAGATTGTCCAAACCCAAATCATCGTCACGACCCCTGAGAAGTGGGATGTCGTGACGAGAAAGGGCACCGGAGACACGGAGCTCGTGCAAAAGGTCCGCTTGCTCATTATCGATGAGGTGCACATGCTTCACGACGAGAGAGGCGCGGTTTTGGAGTCCTTGGTGGCAAGAACGGCGCGTCAGGTCGAAAGCACACAGTCTCTCATTCGCATCGTTGGGTTGAGTGCCACGCTCCCTAATTACGTCGATGTAGCGGACTTCTTGAACGTCAACAAGTATGCTGGGCTCTTTTACTTTGACGCCTCCTTCAGACCAGTTCCGCTTGAGCAACACTTCATCGGAGTTAAGGGCAAACCGAACTCTAAGCAATCTCGGGAGAATCTAGACCAGGTAGCCTTTGAAAAGGTCAGGGACATGCTTGAGTGTGGCCACCAAGTCATGGTTTTCGTTCACTCAAGAAAGGACACACAAGCCACGGCCAAGATGCTCCTGGAAAAGGCCACGGACGAGGCTTGCACCGACCTTTTTGATCCCAGCTACCACGAAAAGTACGAGGCAGCCATGAGGGACGTCAAGCAAACCAAGGCTCGGGAGATCCGCGAACTCATTCCGAAGGGCCTGGGTATTCACCATGCAGGCATGGCTCGCGCAGATAGGAACCTTATGGAGCGACTGTTCGCGGAGGGCGTCATCAAGGTCCTTTGCTGTACGGCCACTTTAGCTTGGGGTGTCAACTTGCCCGCTGCTGCCGTTGTCATCAAGGGTACCCAGGTGTACAGTGCCCAGGATGGTAAGTTTGTTGACTTGGGTATTCTCGACGTTCTGCAAATCTTCGGTCGTGCTGGTCGTCCTCAGTTCGAGGACACTGGTATCGGCATGATTTGCACCACGCACGACAAGCTCGCACACTACCTCACTGCGATCACGGATCAGCTGCCCATTGAATCCAGGTTTTCGGCCAAGCTGGTCGATAACTTGAATGCTGAGATCGCCCTGGGCACTGTCACTTCGATTCCGGAGGCCGTCAAGTGGATCAGTTATTCGTACCTCTTCGTACGCATGAAGCGGAATCCCATGGCCTACGGTATCGACTGGTCCGAGTACGACAATGACCGCTCGCTGGTCCAGAGGCGAAGACAGCTGGCGATCCAGGCTGCCAGGACACTGCAGCAGAGCCAGATGATCATCTTCAACGAGGCGACCGAAGAACTCCGTAGCAAGGATATCGGTCGGATTGCCAGTCAGTTCTACATCCAGCACTCCAGTGTCCAGATCTTCAATTCCATGATGCGGCCTTTCTCGACCGAGGAAGACATTCTCAAGATGATTGCCATGAGTGGCGAGTTCGACAACATTCAGTCTAGGAACGAGGAAGCAAATGAGCTTATGGCAATGAAGCATGACGAGAGGTTCGTACCTTACAAAGTTAGCACCGGCATTGATCAGCCGCATACGAAGACCAATATCCTGCTTCAAGCCTACATCTCCAGAGCGCAGCCGCAAGATTTCGCTCTAACCAACGACCTCAACTATGTCGCTCAGCAAGCCGGGCGTATCTGTAGAGCGCTCTTCATGATTGCTCTGAACCGGCGATGGGGTCACCAGTGTCTGGTCCTGCTCACCATGGCCAAGTCCATCGAAAAGCGCATCTGGGCTTTTCAGCATCCCTTCCATCAGTTTGACCGTGACCTCCCCAGGCCAGTGCTCAACAAGCTCGACGAACTGGAGGCCCTTAACATTGAGTCGATGAGAGAAATGGAGCCGGCCGAAATTGGCAGCTTGGTCAACAACCATCGTATGGGCGGCAAGATCACGAAGCTGCTTGACAACTTCCCGACTCTCAGCGTCGAGGCGGAGATTGCGCCGTTGAATAGGGATGTGCTGAGGATCAAGCTCTACGTCACTCCGGATTTCCGTTGGAATGACCACTTGCATGGAACTTCCGAGTCCTATTACATCTGGGTTGAGAACTCGGAGACGTCAGAGATCTATCATCATGagttcttcatcctcaacaGGAGAAAGCTTCACGACGACCACGAACTCAACTTCACCATTCCACTTTCCGATCCGATGCCAAACCAGATTTACGTGAGGGCGGTTTCGGACCGGTGGCTAGGCGCTGAGACTGTAACAGCCGTGTCCTTCCAGCACCTCATCCGCCCAGACACAGAAAGCGTCTACACCGATCTGTTGAACCTGCAACCTCTGCCCATTTCGGCGTTGAAGAACCCAGGCCTGGAAGAAATCTACGCCCAGCGCTTCCAGTACTTCAACCCGATGCAAACCCAAGTCTTCCACACCCTCTATCACACTCCCGCCAATGTCCTTCTGGGATCGCCGACCGGTAGTGGCAAGACTGTTGCCTGCGAGCTGGCCATGTGGTGGGCGTTCCGCGAGCGGCCCGGCTCCAAGGTGGTCTACATTGCGCCCATGAAGGCGCTTGTCCGCGAGCGTGTCAAGGACTGGGGTGCCCGTCTCGCCAAGCCTCTCGGTCTGAAGCTGGTCGAGCTGACGGGTGACAACACGCCTGACACGCGCACGATCCAGGATGCggatatcatcatcaccactccTGAGAAGTGGGACGGTATCTCGCGTAGTTGGCAGACGAGAGGATACGTCCGAAAGGTCAGCTTGGTCATCATCGACGAGATTCACTTGCTTGCTGGAGACCGTGGTCCTATTCTTGAGATCATTGTCTCGCGTATGAACTATATTGCCTCGTCGACCAAGAACTCGGTTCGGTTGCTGGGTATGTCGACGGCTTGTGCCAACGCGACGGACCTGGCGAACTGGCTCGGTGTGAAGGAGGGTTTGTTCAACTTCCGGCATTCGGTGCGTCCTGTGCCGCTGGAGTTGTACATCGACGGGTTCCCCGAGGTCAGAGGGTTCTGCCCGTTGATGCAATCGATGAATAGGCCTACGTTTTTGGCGATCTTGAACCACAGCCCCGAGAAACCAGTCATTGTGTTCGTGCCGTCTCGTCGGCAGACCCGCTTGACGGCCAAGGATCTCATCAACTTCTGTGGTATGGAGGATAACCCTAGGCGGTTCCTTCAcatggatgaagatgatcTCCAGCTCAACCTTTCCCGCGTCAAGGATGATGCCTTGAAGGAAGCCATCAGCTTCGGCATCGGTCTCCATCACGCCGGTCTGGTTGAGTCTGACAGGCAGATCGCCGAAGAACTCTTTTTGAACAACAAGATCCAAATTCTCGTAGCCACGAGTACCTTGGCTTGGGGTGTCAACCTTCCAGCgcatctcgtcgtcgtcaagggCACGCAGTTCTACGACGCCAAGATCGAGGCCTACAAGGACATGGACCTAACAGACGTGCTCCAGATGCTTGGTAGAGCAGGACGGCCGCAGTTCGACAACTCGGGTGTCGCCCGCATCTTCACCCAAGACGCCAAGAAGGACTTCTACAAGCACTTCCTGCACACCGGCTTCCCCGTCGAGTCCTCCCTACACACGGTCCTTGACAACCATTTGTGCGCCGAAGTGTCCGCCGAGACCATCGTTACCAAACAAGACGCGCTCGACTACCTGACATggaccttcttcttccggcgCCTGCACAAGAACCCGTCCTACTACGGTCTCGAGATCTCCGCCGAGGAACACTCGTCCACCATGGCTCAGCAGCTCGCCAACGACTACATGATCCAAATGGTTGACCACTCACTCTCTGAGCTCGCCGAGTCAGGTTGCGTCGAAGTTTTCCCCAACGGCGACGTCGATCCGACCCCCTTGGGCAAAATCATGTCCTACTATTACCTCTCGCACAAGACCATCCGGCATCTGGTCCGCAAAGCCCGCGCCTCCGCCACTTTTCTGGAAGCCCTATCCTGGATGTCCCGCGCCTCCGAGTATGACGAGCTCCCCGTTCGTCACAACGAAGACTTGATCAACGCCGAGCTAGCCAAGGCCTTGCCCTTCCCCACCTCCGCATTTGACGGCCTGCCGATGTGGGATCCCCACGTGAAGGCCTTCTTGCTGCTCCAAGCGCACATGGCCCGTGTCGAGCCCCTGCCTATCACCGATTACGTCGGCGACCAGACATCTGTCCTGGACCAAGCGGTGCGCATTATCCAAGCCTCGGTGGACGTCATGACTGAGCTGGGATACCTGAGCAGTATGTTGCAATTCGTCAAACTCCTGCAATGCGTTAAGCAGGCTCGTTGGCCTGAGGACCCTGCACTCTCCATATTCCCCGGCTTTGATCATGCTGAAGCCGACCGGTGCAAATCCAAAATGACACTAAATCAACTGAGCAAATCCACCAACAACtcccgcggcggcggcggcggcagcaaccAGCAATACACCCTCCTCCAAAAACTCGCCCGCGACGAACTTGGTCTTGCTCTAGCACAAGCCAACCGCTTCGCCAAAGCCGCCCAAGCCGTGCCGGACGTGCACGTCTCGGTGGAAAACGTCAAGCACGGCGAACTGACGGTTGTTCTGAAGCGATTGAACCCCATCACGGAGCGCGAGGGGCGGATTTATGCTCCCAAGTTTCCCAAGCCGCAGACGGAGGGGTGGTTTGTCGTGGTGGCGGATGTGAAGAGGGATGAGGTAGTTGCTGTCAAGAGGGTTGGTTGGAGTAGTGGgaggaaacaacaacaacaacaagagcaGAATCACCAACAGAatgggaagaagacgaaTGGAATAGAGGTGGGCATGAGACCTAGTGCTAGGGCTGTGATGAGACTGCCACCGGTGGAAGGGGGGGCGAAGGGTAGGAAGCTGGATGTGTTGGTGGTTAGTGATGGGTATATTGGGATGGAGTACAGGGTCGAGGGGGTGGATATCCCGGGGCCGCCGGCACCGGAGGGGGATGAGGATTTAGacaagaaggggaagggacaAGGGGGCAAGAGGGGGATCAATCCCaggaggggggaaaatgGGGGGAAAGTTCGAAGTGAGTGA